One genomic region from Pyrobaculum islandicum DSM 4184 encodes:
- the pyrE gene encoding orotate phosphoribosyltransferase codes for MIEKFLELGVVKFGIFRLSSGLESPFYIDLRNVLGEPELLRWVIEQYREILLRLKFDIIVGVATGGIPYASILGYTLGKPISYVRPEAKEHGTGRLIEGAEVSGREVVVIDDVLTTGKSIIGAINAIRSAGGIVAGAVVFLDREQCGSRNIKTATGVEVYSVYKMRGLLDRLKDYIDEEQYRSVINYLAQWRC; via the coding sequence ATGATAGAGAAGTTTTTAGAGCTTGGCGTAGTGAAGTTCGGCATATTTAGACTGTCAAGCGGTTTAGAAAGCCCGTTTTACATAGACCTACGTAATGTCTTAGGAGAGCCCGAATTACTCCGCTGGGTGATTGAACAATATCGTGAAATCCTCTTGAGACTGAAATTTGACATAATTGTGGGGGTAGCTACAGGTGGAATTCCGTATGCTTCAATTCTAGGCTATACTCTAGGTAAGCCCATTAGTTATGTAAGACCGGAGGCCAAAGAACATGGGACTGGTCGTTTGATAGAAGGCGCAGAAGTCTCAGGAAGGGAGGTTGTAGTAATAGACGATGTTTTAACCACAGGGAAGAGCATTATTGGAGCTATAAATGCTATAAGATCAGCCGGCGGCATTGTGGCCGGAGCTGTTGTATTTCTAGACAGAGAACAATGTGGTTCCAGAAATATAAAAACTGCGACGGGGGTAGAAGTGTATAGCGTATATAAGATGAGGGGTCTGTTAGATAGGCTTAAAGATTATATAGATGAGGAACAATACCGCTCGGTCATCAACTATTTGGCACAATGGCGTTGTTAA
- a CDS encoding dihydroorotate dehydrogenase, with protein sequence MALLIIIGRLLHYVHPEISHRLGSLLFSLPLPTCRCVQQWEIGDVKVCGPVGVAAGLDKTGRYSRFLSFFCPGFIVVGSTLPYKRRGNKPPRVARIWPYSLVNAMGLNSPGIAAVLHKLTNLNYPIFISIAGFTKEDFLTQLIYLRRYKPTAVEVNISSPTYKGLWRDLPELIDIDMPMFIKVGPSVDVASVIRDVRRLGWGLVVTNTFPIEDNRISVGRGGLSGLLLYKYGFKLLVKVREAAGPDIPIIYSGGLFSCSQLREVLKYANAAEILTSILYFTPYILKILNRCLYSRE encoded by the coding sequence ATGGCGTTGTTAATAATTATCGGCCGTCTTCTACATTATGTACACCCAGAGATAAGCCATAGGCTGGGCTCACTTCTATTTTCTCTGCCACTCCCTACATGTCGTTGTGTACAACAGTGGGAGATTGGCGATGTAAAAGTTTGTGGGCCTGTCGGCGTAGCGGCCGGTTTAGATAAGACTGGGAGATACTCTCGGTTTCTCTCTTTTTTCTGTCCCGGATTCATAGTGGTGGGTTCTACACTCCCGTATAAACGCCGGGGGAATAAACCGCCTAGAGTAGCTAGAATTTGGCCATATTCTCTTGTAAACGCCATGGGGCTTAACAGCCCTGGCATAGCCGCAGTTTTACACAAATTGACGAACTTAAATTATCCAATATTTATAAGTATAGCTGGCTTTACAAAGGAGGATTTTTTAACACAACTTATATACCTCCGGCGTTATAAACCAACAGCAGTTGAGGTAAATATATCTAGCCCCACATATAAAGGACTTTGGCGCGATTTACCAGAGCTTATAGATATAGACATGCCTATGTTTATTAAAGTCGGCCCCTCTGTAGATGTGGCCTCTGTCATAAGAGATGTCAGAAGGCTCGGGTGGGGGCTTGTGGTTACAAATACCTTCCCAATAGAGGACAATCGAATAAGCGTAGGAAGGGGAGGCCTTAGTGGTCTCTTACTATATAAATATGGCTTTAAACTTCTAGTAAAAGTCAGAGAAGCCGCAGGGCCGGATATCCCCATTATATACAGCGGCGGTCTCTTCTCCTGTAGCCAACTAAGGGAAGTTTTGAAATATGCAAATGCCGCCGAAATTTTAACATCAATACTCTACTTTACTCCATATATCCTAAAGATACTTAACCGATGTTTATACAGTCGAGAGTAG
- a CDS encoding Mut7-C RNAse domain-containing protein, with translation MVDCEIKGVPYLHCIYIDSMLGWLARMLRILFGLKVIYSSDLGDTELLNTECLVVTRDEELYKTRRGPTILIKTDDHIKWISIFLRLGLKPLEKSRCPLCGGDVVEVSCREAEKAVGHRIFSEKCWRCTSCGRYYWVGAHWRRLKKLVEEAYETTLDCINIG, from the coding sequence GTGGTAGACTGCGAAATAAAAGGCGTGCCGTATCTCCACTGTATATATATAGACTCTATGTTGGGGTGGCTGGCCCGTATGTTACGTATTCTATTTGGACTCAAGGTGATATACAGCTCAGACTTGGGGGATACAGAGCTCTTAAATACAGAATGTCTAGTAGTTACGCGAGATGAGGAGCTCTATAAAACAAGGAGAGGTCCCACTATTTTAATAAAGACAGACGACCACATTAAGTGGATATCTATATTTCTAAGACTTGGTTTAAAACCTCTTGAGAAATCTAGGTGTCCACTTTGCGGAGGCGACGTTGTCGAAGTAAGTTGTAGAGAAGCGGAAAAGGCTGTGGGCCATAGGATATTTAGCGAAAAATGTTGGCGTTGCACATCTTGTGGACGCTATTACTGGGTTGGCGCACACTGGCGCCGCTTGAAGAAACTTGTTGAAGAAGCCTATGAGACTACTCTCGACTGTATAAACATCGGTTAA
- the rqcH gene encoding ribosome rescue protein RqcH — MKKVVTALDLLASAVEMSNLINNRVENIYKTGAGFLFKFTSGFMTITKFRASLTGVIPEKSHEGAETLRGLFRGEKLVKVYMPRFDRILELEFVSGKIIIELIEPFNIVSVRDGKIVWLLHSYRGRDRELKPGLSYVYPPAAFIDIFTADVNAIEKAIDPGDVKKSLVRRLGTGPELAEELIARAGSSPRALAETLKIIVDQIRIGKIEPTVCIKENIPVTVLPIRLTAIQCDELKQFTHFWEALDYYFSPMELGSTLIQETQELIQRRKKLETTIAELEKKIPEYKKEASLLKTTAHKLLMYKSEIEDALRGYETSIRVVYVNKRVKIELPDGTVVELEKDIPVGRQISRMFEHAKELEEKANKAAQVVEKLRRDLAKLEEEIHRAEEKVKSSVKIVVKRAWFEKFRWSITTGKRPIIGGRDASQNETIVRKYLREHYLFFHADIPGASVVVMPPSEDPLELLQTAQFAAAYSKAWKIGIHSIDVYYVRGEQVSKHAPAGQYLARGSFMIYGKREYIRHVRLELAVGCRKDGDIYRVVAAPPKSAQLLADRYVIISPGGVEKSKLGRELAKKWGGCSLEEIVAAIPGPSQIAEEGRGSPLSWEEVERVFATW, encoded by the coding sequence GTGAAGAAAGTTGTCACGGCGTTAGATCTTCTAGCTTCAGCTGTAGAGATGTCTAATCTGATCAACAATAGAGTTGAAAATATATACAAGACAGGAGCTGGGTTTTTGTTTAAATTTACATCTGGGTTTATGACTATAACTAAGTTTAGGGCTTCTCTAACTGGTGTTATACCTGAAAAAAGCCACGAGGGGGCTGAAACACTCAGGGGGTTGTTTCGAGGTGAAAAGCTAGTAAAAGTTTACATGCCTCGTTTTGACCGTATTTTAGAACTTGAGTTTGTGTCTGGAAAAATAATTATCGAACTGATAGAGCCCTTTAACATTGTGTCTGTCAGAGATGGAAAGATAGTATGGCTTTTACATAGCTATAGAGGTAGAGACCGCGAATTAAAGCCGGGCCTGTCCTACGTTTATCCACCGGCAGCATTTATTGATATCTTTACTGCAGATGTTAACGCTATTGAGAAGGCGATAGACCCTGGCGATGTAAAGAAGAGCTTAGTTAGACGTCTGGGCACAGGTCCTGAGCTTGCAGAAGAGCTTATTGCACGAGCAGGCTCTTCGCCGAGAGCTCTTGCGGAGACGCTGAAGATTATTGTAGATCAGATACGCATTGGCAAAATAGAGCCCACGGTATGTATAAAAGAGAATATTCCTGTCACAGTCCTCCCTATAAGACTCACCGCCATACAATGCGACGAGTTAAAACAATTTACGCATTTTTGGGAAGCCCTAGATTACTACTTTTCTCCAATGGAACTGGGGTCTACTCTCATCCAAGAGACTCAGGAGTTAATACAGAGACGTAAAAAGCTGGAAACAACAATAGCAGAACTAGAGAAGAAGATCCCCGAGTATAAGAAGGAGGCGTCTCTTCTGAAAACTACTGCTCATAAACTTCTGATGTATAAATCAGAGATAGAAGATGCATTAAGGGGTTACGAGACTAGTATACGTGTAGTATACGTAAACAAGAGGGTAAAAATAGAACTTCCCGATGGCACAGTTGTAGAACTTGAGAAAGACATCCCAGTGGGACGTCAAATATCGCGGATGTTTGAACATGCAAAAGAGTTAGAAGAAAAGGCGAATAAGGCGGCACAGGTTGTGGAGAAACTCAGAAGAGACCTGGCTAAGTTAGAAGAGGAGATACACCGCGCCGAGGAGAAAGTTAAGTCTTCTGTAAAAATAGTTGTTAAAAGGGCTTGGTTTGAGAAATTTCGCTGGTCTATTACCACAGGTAAGAGACCGATAATTGGGGGTAGAGACGCGTCGCAAAATGAGACTATTGTAAGAAAATACCTTAGGGAACACTACCTCTTCTTTCATGCAGATATCCCAGGCGCTTCAGTGGTTGTAATGCCCCCATCAGAGGACCCCCTTGAGTTATTACAAACTGCACAGTTTGCCGCTGCATATAGCAAGGCATGGAAAATTGGGATACATTCAATAGATGTATACTACGTCCGCGGCGAGCAAGTCTCTAAACATGCGCCCGCCGGCCAATATCTTGCCCGTGGCTCGTTTATGATATATGGCAAAAGGGAGTATATTAGACACGTCCGTTTAGAGCTGGCAGTGGGTTGTAGAAAAGATGGAGATATCTATAGAGTAGTGGCGGCACCGCCAAAATCAGCGCAACTATTAGCTGATAGATACGTTATCATATCGCCAGGCGGCGTAGAAAAGAGCAAATTAGGTAGAGAGCTAGCCAAGAAGTGGGGGGGATGTTCTCTCGAAGAGATAGTAGCCGCTATCCCTGGCCCCTCACAGATAGCTGAGGAGGGGCGGGGATCGCCCCTCTCTTGGGAGGAAGTGGAGAGAGTCTTTGCCACGTGGTAG
- a CDS encoding TIM barrel protein, with protein MARVYLGPAGIPQYVAKARSTLDAVRVVRELGLNAMEVEFVQGVRMSRELAKQVGKAAQEYNIKLSVHAPYFINLCSEETDKVEKSRQRLVDSLDRAYYMGAWVVVVHAAYYGKLGPQKCYEKVKEELEKAYKESGVGSGVYVGVEITARTNQFGSIEETFKLAKELPFVTPVVDWGHLYARNNGVLNYGEVLDLWTKEFGDRHMHTHFTSIRYRNGKYVDEHEPIERNMPPFEPLAKELSARDITITLICESPLLEKDALLMKEILEKHGVRLAT; from the coding sequence ATGGCTAGAGTTTATCTAGGGCCCGCTGGCATTCCACAATATGTCGCAAAAGCTAGGTCTACTCTTGACGCAGTGCGTGTTGTTAGAGAGTTGGGGTTAAACGCGATGGAGGTAGAGTTTGTACAAGGCGTTAGAATGTCGAGAGAACTTGCCAAACAAGTCGGCAAGGCGGCGCAGGAGTATAACATCAAACTTTCTGTACATGCGCCATATTTCATCAACCTCTGTTCTGAAGAGACAGATAAAGTTGAGAAGTCTAGACAAAGGCTAGTAGATTCACTCGATAGAGCATATTATATGGGGGCTTGGGTTGTGGTAGTTCACGCTGCGTATTACGGCAAACTAGGGCCTCAGAAGTGTTATGAAAAAGTAAAGGAGGAGTTAGAAAAGGCGTATAAAGAGTCGGGGGTGGGATCCGGCGTATATGTCGGCGTAGAGATCACTGCACGGACGAATCAATTTGGGAGTATTGAGGAGACGTTTAAATTGGCTAAGGAGCTGCCATTTGTTACGCCAGTGGTCGACTGGGGGCATTTATACGCTAGAAATAACGGCGTTTTAAACTATGGCGAAGTATTAGATCTTTGGACTAAGGAGTTTGGAGACAGACACATGCATACACACTTTACGTCTATTCGATACCGCAACGGGAAATATGTAGATGAACACGAGCCCATTGAACGTAATATGCCGCCTTTTGAGCCTTTGGCAAAAGAGCTGAGCGCCAGGGATATAACTATTACACTTATATGCGAATCGCCGTTGTTAGAAAAAGACGCACTTTTGATGAAAGAAATTCTTGAAAAACATGGAGTGAGACTAGCTACCTAA
- the truD gene encoding tRNA pseudouridine(13) synthase TruD: MIEAPPFDKSLGMLYYVTDTCPAGGVIKARPEDFIVEEVLKDGTVVALTGISLKPRVGSWTWIHVVKKNTDTLKLLLYLAKTLGLKARDISIGGIKDTRAVTSQIISIRGDVTNLPKIRNVEFLSFWPMDKPITPSLIYGNRFTITLRNVEKVDCAEATLKTLQYIALPNYYGYQRFGTIRPVSHLLGKALVKKDAEEFFDIMFCKIFAYESDVAKKAREAACKGDYRRALEIFPKRFIEERAVLRGLLRGLDLWNAIMSIPIQILRIYVEALQSYLFNLFLSKRMELGPLNRPIEGDLVEINGQVVHYAEGLGGEVVLPTVGVGVKMPRGKVGEAVLQLLKREGVEPSMFLKMPRGLRVYGGYRKVVLTLRDFRYAVDKEVTVSFTLPRGSYATVILREVVKPEEPYRHGF, from the coding sequence GTGATAGAGGCTCCGCCTTTTGATAAAAGTCTTGGAATGTTGTACTACGTTACTGATACATGTCCCGCTGGCGGCGTAATAAAGGCGAGACCTGAGGATTTTATAGTAGAGGAGGTGCTTAAAGATGGCACAGTGGTAGCGCTCACAGGCATCTCTCTAAAGCCAAGAGTGGGAAGTTGGACATGGATTCACGTCGTTAAAAAGAATACTGACACATTGAAGCTACTTTTATATCTAGCTAAGACGCTCGGCCTAAAAGCCAGAGACATATCTATAGGGGGGATCAAAGACACCAGAGCAGTCACATCACAGATAATATCTATAAGAGGGGATGTGACAAATTTGCCAAAGATACGTAATGTGGAGTTCCTCAGCTTCTGGCCTATGGACAAGCCTATAACGCCATCTCTAATCTACGGCAACAGATTTACCATAACACTTCGCAATGTTGAGAAAGTAGATTGTGCAGAGGCTACGCTAAAGACGCTCCAATATATCGCTTTGCCAAATTACTATGGCTATCAACGTTTTGGAACTATACGGCCGGTCAGTCACCTCTTAGGCAAGGCGCTTGTAAAAAAAGACGCAGAAGAGTTCTTCGACATTATGTTTTGTAAAATCTTCGCCTACGAATCTGACGTCGCAAAAAAAGCGAGAGAAGCGGCTTGTAAAGGAGACTATCGGAGAGCCCTAGAGATATTTCCAAAAAGGTTTATAGAAGAAAGAGCCGTATTGAGGGGACTTTTGAGAGGTTTAGACTTGTGGAACGCCATCATGTCTATACCGATTCAAATACTTCGGATATATGTAGAGGCTTTACAATCCTATCTCTTCAACCTGTTTCTATCTAAACGCATGGAGTTAGGTCCTTTGAATAGGCCAATAGAGGGCGACTTAGTCGAAATTAACGGACAGGTTGTACACTACGCAGAAGGTCTCGGCGGCGAGGTAGTATTGCCAACCGTTGGCGTCGGCGTAAAGATGCCCAGGGGTAAAGTGGGAGAAGCTGTATTGCAGTTATTAAAGAGAGAGGGGGTAGAGCCGTCTATGTTTTTAAAAATGCCGAGAGGACTCAGGGTATATGGAGGCTATAGGAAGGTTGTCCTAACTCTAAGGGATTTTAGATACGCTGTAGATAAAGAAGTAACGGTCAGTTTCACTCTACCAAGGGGTAGTTATGCCACTGTAATTCTCAGGGAGGTTGTAAAACCCGAGGAACCTTATAGACATGGGTTTTAG
- a CDS encoding DUF362 domain-containing protein — protein MVDAYPADAEIPIPKRDALIILAVHSYIPSQANPRPELIETLLQTLQGRDVSITFSMPKSYFEKAVKIMGLEKLAAKYGARIIQPQQHVDYKIELETSRGTKITVRALRAAFEESLTKIVVAIPVSHPQTILYLTMPTAALQVLEPKDAQNLYEGFRALYKYIANIYKLEKNTFCLTDGKFVIEGDGPIKGFQRYWGVIVTGENCGEVDYITAQALGVNPEDLGYLYFYFGGSWPKIKPPRLLEENKIQIKLTSNIGILLSWKRG, from the coding sequence GTGGTTGACGCATATCCGGCGGACGCCGAGATTCCAATACCAAAGAGAGACGCATTAATAATACTGGCGGTGCACAGCTATATACCATCTCAAGCGAACCCCCGTCCCGAGCTGATAGAGACTTTACTACAGACTCTGCAAGGGAGGGACGTATCTATAACATTCTCCATGCCTAAGTCTTATTTTGAAAAAGCAGTGAAAATTATGGGCTTGGAAAAACTTGCCGCTAAATACGGCGCTAGAATAATACAGCCTCAACAACATGTGGACTATAAGATAGAACTTGAAACGTCTAGAGGCACAAAAATTACCGTTAGGGCGCTCAGGGCGGCTTTCGAAGAGTCTCTCACAAAAATAGTTGTAGCAATACCTGTAAGCCACCCTCAGACTATTCTGTATTTAACAATGCCCACCGCCGCTCTACAAGTACTAGAGCCAAAAGACGCACAAAATCTTTACGAAGGTTTTAGAGCGCTTTATAAATATATTGCAAATATCTACAAATTAGAAAAAAACACCTTTTGTCTTACAGATGGTAAATTTGTCATTGAGGGCGATGGACCCATAAAGGGATTTCAGAGATACTGGGGGGTGATAGTAACCGGCGAAAACTGTGGCGAAGTTGACTATATAACAGCGCAAGCCCTTGGCGTAAACCCAGAGGACTTGGGCTACCTATATTTCTACTTCGGTGGCTCTTGGCCAAAGATAAAGCCGCCAAGGCTTCTGGAAGAAAACAAAATTCAAATAAAGCTTACGAGTAATATCGGGATACTCCTCAGTTGGAAAAGAGGATAA
- a CDS encoding 50S ribosomal protein L14: MAKRGGKRTVGVSYRFHVTPGIFLNSLVPVADNSGARLVRVIGVVGHYSKTVHRRIPGAGVGDMVVVVVREGKPELRKQIFRAIVVRQRRPYRRPDGTWVAFEDNAVVIVTPEGDPKGSEIHGPVAMEATLRWPTIANLASIIV; the protein is encoded by the coding sequence ATGGCAAAACGTGGCGGCAAGAGAACAGTGGGCGTGTCTTATAGATTCCACGTCACTCCGGGTATATTCTTAAACAGCTTAGTGCCGGTTGCAGACAACTCCGGCGCTAGACTTGTCCGCGTTATAGGTGTTGTAGGTCATTATTCAAAGACAGTGCATCGGAGGATCCCTGGCGCAGGCGTTGGCGACATGGTTGTCGTAGTAGTGCGAGAGGGGAAGCCTGAGTTGAGAAAACAGATATTTAGAGCGATTGTTGTGAGACAAAGGCGGCCCTACAGGAGACCAGATGGAACATGGGTCGCTTTTGAAGACAACGCCGTAGTTATTGTAACTCCGGAAGGAGATCCTAAAGGGTCGGAGATCCACGGCCCTGTTGCTATGGAGGCAACATTGCGTTGGCCGACAATCGCAAACCTAGCATCTATAATAGTTTAA
- the ahcY gene encoding adenosylhomocysteinase yields MTESKVKDLSLAERGREQLYWAERNMPVLLEIRKRFEKEKPLAGQTIAACLHVTKETGVLVRTLIAGGARVVVIPSNPLSTQDDVAAALAQEGAYVYAWRGMSERDYYNAIGFALSFYPTITLDDGADLTVTIHKLKHEARDKTIEYVLETAGSIDPDKLVAGLRGGTEETTTGVLRLRALKRAGKLLYPIIAVNESYTKYLFDNRYGTGQSTWDGVLRATNLLIAGKNVVIAGYGWVGRGIAMRARGLGARRVIVVEVDPVRALEAVFDGFEVMPMDKAAEIGDIFITATGNIRAINLGHIFKMKDGAVLANAGHFNVEIDVAGLERVAISKKLIRQYLEEYTLPNGKRVYLIGEGRLVNLVAAEGHPSEVMDLSFANQALAAEHIVKNKLAIDVYKLPDELDREVARLKLKTMGIEIEELTEEQKQYLTSWELGT; encoded by the coding sequence ATGACAGAATCTAAGGTAAAAGATCTCTCGCTAGCCGAAAGAGGTAGGGAACAGTTGTACTGGGCTGAGAGAAATATGCCCGTATTGTTAGAAATTAGGAAGCGTTTTGAAAAAGAGAAACCTCTTGCAGGTCAGACGATAGCCGCTTGTTTACATGTCACAAAAGAGACAGGAGTTCTAGTACGTACTTTAATCGCAGGAGGAGCGCGAGTTGTAGTTATACCATCTAACCCTCTTTCAACTCAAGATGATGTAGCCGCCGCTTTGGCACAAGAAGGCGCATATGTCTACGCATGGCGTGGGATGTCTGAACGAGATTATTACAATGCCATTGGTTTCGCGTTGTCTTTTTACCCCACGATTACTCTAGACGACGGTGCAGACCTAACAGTGACAATACATAAGCTTAAGCATGAAGCACGAGACAAGACAATTGAGTACGTACTAGAGACTGCGGGGTCTATAGACCCCGATAAATTAGTGGCCGGACTCCGCGGGGGCACCGAGGAGACCACCACAGGTGTGTTAAGGCTCCGCGCGCTGAAGAGGGCTGGAAAGCTTCTCTACCCAATCATAGCAGTTAACGAGTCCTATACGAAGTATCTATTTGACAACAGATATGGAACAGGCCAGTCCACTTGGGACGGCGTCTTGAGGGCAACAAACCTCCTCATAGCCGGCAAAAACGTGGTTATTGCCGGGTATGGTTGGGTTGGCAGAGGAATCGCAATGAGGGCTAGAGGCCTCGGCGCAAGGAGAGTAATTGTGGTAGAGGTAGACCCCGTGAGGGCTCTGGAGGCTGTCTTTGACGGGTTTGAAGTTATGCCTATGGACAAGGCAGCTGAGATAGGCGATATATTTATAACAGCCACGGGCAATATAAGAGCAATAAATCTAGGCCATATTTTTAAGATGAAAGACGGCGCAGTTCTCGCAAACGCTGGTCACTTTAATGTAGAAATCGACGTCGCAGGTCTTGAACGTGTAGCAATCTCAAAGAAGTTAATAAGACAGTACCTAGAGGAATACACGCTACCAAATGGCAAACGTGTCTATCTCATCGGGGAGGGCCGGCTAGTGAATTTGGTAGCCGCAGAGGGCCATCCCTCTGAGGTCATGGATCTATCTTTTGCAAACCAAGCCCTCGCCGCCGAGCATATTGTAAAAAATAAGCTAGCTATTGACGTCTATAAATTACCCGACGAACTTGACCGCGAAGTAGCGCGGCTTAAGCTCAAAACTATGGGTATCGAAATAGAAGAATTAACCGAAGAACAGAAACAATATCTCACCTCCTGGGAGTTGGGCACGTAA